TGTGTTAATAATTAATTTAGTAGGTTCATTTGTGTGAAGGAGTACGTCATgattgttatgaaaatatcttgAGTGCGTAATGGAAAGAGAATGGTGAAGTGGTGCTAATGTAACAACATGAGTTTAATGGTTGGGAATGGTGTAACAAGTATTGATTCAATGTGTATTTGTATTTTATATGTGGTATGTTTTGCAAACTAACTCAGTATGTGGTATCTTGTAGCTGATAGCTGGCATATTTAGCTTTTAGCTGGTAGTTTGTACATGTTAGCTTTTCTTATGTATTTAATTGTTTGGTTGAGTAGCTGAAACTattaaaataaagagtaaaatgacaTAAAATTAGAAATTAAAAACTAAACACTTGTTTTAGTTGCTTTTAGACTTTTCTCTACTTCAAAAATCTTTAAGCTCTTACAACCAAACGAAGTTTTTTATTTGATAGGAGCTTTTTCATAAAAGTTAAAATCTCCAAAAATTTCCAAAAATTTTGTTGCCAAACATGACCGTTATATAATCACTTCATTTCATAAAAATTGTTCATACTACTATTTATATATGTTTCAAAATAAATGTCTCTTATATGAAATAAACTGAAAATGCATTAAAGTTTCAATTttactctttatatatatatatatatatatatatatatatatatatatatatatatatatatatatattgaaaaggtCTGCAAAACTCTTAATTATATTTCTTTCTTTTTCATCTTCGTTTTGAAAGTTAATTAATTATAACGATTTATTTAATAAAAAACAATTTTGTCAATTTAtcaacattttttttaaaacaaaaaaaatcgTTGGACATTTTTGTGAGACGGGGAgagtgttaatattaatatattatagagtaatattaataataacaattaatattactGTAATAATATAACTaccttatgcttatttaaaaaaagcAATTCCCTTATATGTTCTAATTGGTCAACCTTACGTGTATAAATGAGTGTATTTAACAGTAAATGTTTTTTTCAATGATAAACTATTGTTATGAACTATATAAACtcacattaaatattaaatatattgaaAATGAAAGAAATAATAATACAACAAACAAATACACGTTATTAATGACGTCAGCAATCAAATGCCTTGTATATGACAACAAAACAAGGAAGTATAGCCCTTGGATTAAAAACATACAACTCTTCAAGATTAGAATACACTCCACCATGCCCAGCCACGGAATCGTACGGTCCATCATCTTCCATCAGCGCGTCTTTCTCCAAGCGCTTAACTCTTCCAGCGATTACTCTACAAACAAGCATCGCCCTTAGCCCACGCGCTTCAACTCCTAAACAATCATGTGCTCTTCCGCTACTCGCTGTTGTACGCACGCCCTTGGCCCCTCGCTCCCCAATGCCCCCAAGTTTCGGGATTTGAAACCCTTGACGGATAATGGTGCAAACACCGCATCCGGGAACTGCATTGCAGAGCCCGGATGAGTTTCGGGCACCAAGCGGGCACGCAATAGTTGTGCAGTGGAAACGAAGGAGTTCATTTCCATCAGCAACGCAACGAGACGCTGTTGCGCTTGAACGTGTCTTGACTATGTCACGACAATCTTCGAAACGTTGAATTGTTCGACGTGTGTTTTGGACTTTTAGTATACGTTCGATCGTGAAAATTGGATTGTCGGTTTTTAACCAGCTTGATTTGAATATTATTTCAACAATATTTCGCCCCGAATCATCTGGACCTAGCTCCGAAACTGTAATTGAACAATATATGTACGTGAATGAACGAATAAAAGTTACTTCGTACAACAATGTCACTGTAATGGCAAATTCAATCAATACACCTACCGAAGATATGCTATTTTTTATTGTATAGTGTTTATTGTTGATTTAGATTTGTTTAAAAATCAGTGTCGGTGGTTGATCTACTTACTCTATTATATTAGTCTTAcgttttataaatttaatttaGTATAAAATGCAGAAACCATCATGGACAACATTAAATACTCTGTAAATGTAAATGCCAgtacattatatattatatttactaaTTTTATGAGCATGTGAGTTGCACGATATTTATATAAATTAGTAATCGATCACGTTAATATTAAAACTTATcaaatatataatacaattataataataaaatcttttaatattgaTAACGTTTGatcgaaaacattagtattgaatactaacgcATTGATTATGCATCCGTCCGTTGaaattattttaactttaattgacaaataatcgataaaacaccaAATATGAGTACCTAAAAGTTGTTTACCGATCGTTAAGAATAATGTTTTATACACATCTCTAATTGTATATGTTTTTAGTAAAACTAATTTCATTATGTCAAAATCTCAAACGAAGCATTACACACATACATCTAAATAAATTTAATGTAACGTTTAAAACAATACTACGTATTATTTAGACCATTTAAAATAAttttataataaaaaatatataactttattgatataattataacatatgtaaatattaatataatattatatatattttttttttagaaaaattaaATTTcttgtaaatattaatataattataacatatgtaaaaaataatatatggtaatataatattttatttttggtaatgaaatctctATATTAACTTAAAAATTAGAAATCTAATGATTCAATTAATATATGAAAATAATTGATAGACTGACATGTGACAGGAATAAAGGAGGAGTTAACAAATGACAGAAATTAATAAAGAGTTGACACATATTATCACGctctttatataatgtatagattttatattatatatgtactgTAATATGTATATATGAAAAAAAGGAAAACATTTTCTTGGCTAACTTATGCTCTAAAATCACaagataataaagattaaatacacTTAAAATTTCCATTTATAACTtatatctatttattattaatatatttatttattaaactcatgcattaccatttttttttttttttttttgaaaagcaaagtaAATATTATTAAACTATAATATGAAACACGtacaagaaatttttttttttttttaaaaagtcaaagctCCAAAGTAAGGTTGGCCCAAaaatattaattacaatttacattaaCTTTAAAAGCTTATAGTTCACTGATTGTGCTTATAACACTTCACAGACTATATTCTATCGGCTTTATAACACTTCATAagttcaagtcgtcattcaaattAAATTAGATTATTTAATAAAATGTCGATTTTCATGTGTCGCGTCAACAAATATTGCATTTACTAATATGGGTTAGACAAAAAACCATGTTACTCTGTAGTATTGCCATACAAATAGTActcatatattaatttaattaatttaataataaatatttatggtttccatttatatttatatataccttAATACTGTAGTAGTAACTTTTAGTTAAAACGAAGATACCGTTTTAATAAATCTTATaatcattggatataataaaaaaataacgtaAAATGATATATTTTAAGTGTGGTTAAGTAGATTACCAGCATGTCTAACAGCTTGATGATGCTCCAAACTCTCCATTTTTGGGAAAACTTCTCCACATTGAGAACACACACATATGCTACTTCTTGGTAATGTATACCTACATATAATCATCATAAATATTAGTACTTCCATTTTTAAATTTCATATAGATAGATTATTTTAATAACATTACTACATAATACAttaatacataatacataatacataatcataataattgGTAGCtacataatcatattaattgtataACGAGCTGAGTATATATATTTTGGTAACaccaatataataaaaataaatatatctaaataattataattatgccaATGCCAATGATATGTCACAAATTAAGTGTGAAAGTACtaaaaaataaaagaagaaaagTGAAATTGAGATAGAGACCTTGAAGGATCAGCAATAGCGTGACATTCATAACATCCAGAAAGCTTTCTAAATTGCATGCCTCTTGAAGTTGACGTGTAACTTCCATTGCCGTTGGATCTCACCGAATTACCCGTTAAACtcttggaagaagaagaagaagaagatccaCCACCATTTATATGTTTTTTCCGGCGGCTAAGAAGGCCGGAATCAAGACCAACAGTACTACTTTCCGGCGAGTTATCAGCTCTATGAACAACTCTTGTATTCCCATGCACAACATCCCTAAAATTACAAATAGAGCTACAAGAACTCAACTTTGAATACCCATTCGGGTTGTTCTTAACTGGGTCatgattgactttgtttgaccccACAACATCCATTTGTTTGCAAGTCAACAAGTTCTTGAAGTTGTcccatgaagaagaagatgatgatgatggcggGTTAACTTGTTTTTTGGGTGTTGATTTTGATTTAGATTTTGGTGTTGATTTAGGTTTTTGTTGGTGTGGTTTTCTAATGTTAGTAGTAGTGTGTTTTGTGGGTTGTACCTTATGTGTTTCTGAAGAAGATGGGAAAGTGAGAAGAGccatgaaaagaaaaagaaaaaagttaGAAGATTACAAGTAGTTTGGTTTAATTCTCAAGAAGAAGAAGTACCTATAATTGATTTGTTGTTCATGGGAAAAAGAGAGATCCTTGTTGAAGGTTTTTTGGTTGCTTTAATGGAAGATGGGATCCAAATAGAGTAAACAACTAAATTGAGGAAGCAATGGAGAGGGTGggacttattttattttattttttaattattttttttgaaatatcctttaatttataattatttatatatatatttatatttatatttatatatcaaacCACATAAAAATGAGGCAATATTACTAGACTTTAGAGGCGGTGCAAATAGGGTTTCTCAATATTCACGACACATTAGAGCACCAGGAGTGAGAGCTCGTCTCCCCTTAGTCACCTACCCCGTCGCAAGTCACCTCACTCCCCAACCATGTTGCGAGTTTGCGTCCCGGTCTGGTCAGTCGCATAGGCGACGAGTTTTTGTTCGGgccattaaaaaaataaaaaataaaataaacatataACGGCTATTTTTTATTACCGTTgccattttttgttttttttcttctttttaaattCTATATATACACAACACATATACAAACACAAACACATATTATTTTACATCCATTTTACTCAACATATACTCACACAATCAAATCAAAATTCTATCATCAAAATAAAAATATTTCTTTAAAAATGAGTAGTTCCGACGAAGAAAGTTTGGTTAACGCAATGAAAAGTATATTTGCTTATCAAAATAACGTGGTAATACGTAGAGAGGTCGAGGAACAAAATGAGGCTCGAAGTTCAAGACGAAAACGTCGCTACATTCGTCGTGATCGTGTAGAAGCGCACAATCGTTTGATGAACGATTATTTTGTTCAAGATCCGAAGTATCCCCTGAATATTTCAAACGGCGTTATCGAATGTCACAAAGTCTTCTTGAAAAAATAATTGAAGTTATACTTTCTTACTCTACTCGTCCCGATGCAACAAAGTGAATTACTTATTTTCAAGAACGTCCCGATGCACGAGGTGTTCTCGGAGTATCTACTCTTTTAAAAGTCACTACTGTCAACTAGCATACGGTGATTCACCGGATCTATTTGACGAATATTTACAAATTTCGGAGAGAACATCACGTGAGTCTTTGCAAAATTTTACAATATGTATTATAGACTTGCATGGTAATGTATACATGAGAGAACCGACCGAGGACGATATACGTCGGTTGTATCATAAACATGAAGAACTTCACGGCTTTCCTGAAATGCTTGGAAGCATTGATTGTATACATTGGGCTTGGGAAAAATGTCCAAATGCATGGAAAGGGCATTTCACCCGAGGCGATCACGGTTACCCGACAATCATGTTGGAAGTCGTTGCATCGTATGACAATTGGATTTGGCATGCATATTTTGGAATGGCCGGTTCGAACAATGACTTGAATGTCCTTAATGCGTCTCCATTGTTTGATAGTTTACTAACTGACACGGCTCCTCAAGTTCCATACGAAATTGGGGACATTGATTTTGAACGAGGCTACTATCTTGCCGATGGGATTTACCCTTCGGGGGCTTCTTTAGTTAAGGGATTCTCAAGTGTTGTTGACGCAAAAAGGAAATACTTTACAAAGAAACAATATGCAGCTCGTAAAGACGTTGAGAGGACATTTGGAATTTTGCAAGGTCGTTGGGGTATTTTAAGACAACCTGCTAGGGCATATAGCGTAAACAAAATCAAAGAATCATGTATGGTTGCATCATATTGCACAACATGATAATTGAAGACAATGGTTTTATAATCGCTGAAAATAAATCTTACTACTTGCCTGTCAACAACCTACAAGGATCAACTTGGTACGAAAGGTGTGATGTATATGCCGAGAAGACAAAAGAGCTGCGTGACAAAGACGAGAATGAGTATCTTCGACATACTCTAGTTTCGCATCTATGGCATAATCGCGATGGCGAAATAGTTAACGAATTGTAATTTTTTAATCGCGAtaacgtaatgtttttttaaatttttaggaATCGTATGTTTTTTAATTATTAGGAAATGTaatgttttctttttatttttaatgaaagttatttccatttatgttaatttttataattttatcaatttatgttatatttaaaatcattaaaataataattaaaatataaactgacatgcccaactgacataggtcaccactccccactttttctgactcagcaagtcagccctgacatgccaagtgatatcagtcaccactcccagtgctcttaTACATTCTATTCAATTAATCGATTTCAATTAACAATTCTAATTacatctatatataaataagtaataataaaaaaaaattaagtggtaACAGATTAATTAGTATTGGTGCACTTAATTTACTATATATAAAATAAGGTATTCCTAAAACTCATCCGTCGGAATTCTATCTAGTTTCCATTTTGCTCTTCTCGTAGGAATCTGCTTCTCCCTCGTCGAAACTCTATCTAGTTCCCATTTTTGCTCTTCTCATCGGAATCTGCTTCTCCTTCGTTTGAATGATTCTTTGGTGACCGTACCCTTGTGCTTTTGCCTTCCCGACTGGACATTACTTATTTTTTGGTCATCTTCTCTCAATCTTTTATCTTATCAATTGGTGGTGGTCAGGGCTTTCGAGAATGCTTTTGAATCCAATTGTTCTTCTTATTTTCCAGTGGCGCCAATTGATTTTCTGGCCGGTGTCCTCTGATTGTTATCTTGGGTGATTCCTGGTCCGAATATTGGAGGGTCTACAGTAAGTTAGTCGTTGTTTTTGGGTTTGTGTTAAGATTTACCAACGTACAAAGCATTAAATTTATATGCCTCAAAAAAACGAGGACATTTTTTTTGTTATTGTAATTTTTGAGGTTATAGGTCAGTAGGATGAATTGACTACTTGAGTGTGAATTTGAGGTTGTAGGTCAATAGGATGAATTGACTATTTAATTTCCGGCAATCATGAAAACCCGATTGAGATAAGAAATCTATGTGGGTGGTAAACAATCGATAGATAAGCTCACAGGTGATGAGAACCCAACTATGTAATGTCAAATTTCGATGAAAATTTATCTGAAATTGATTGAAACTCTACTAATTATAGGTAACTAAGATGGTTTGTCTTAGAAGAGTAAGTTTAAAGTGAGTAAAAACATGTTTACATGAATAGCTCTGACGCTTATTTACCAGAGGAAAATAATTTATTTCAATTGTGTTGACAtggtgtaacaccccagcttaacatgaccacaatattgtccgctttgcccgcaggcgcacggctttttcttggctaccacacacgagaagtactttcccaggaggtcacccatcctggtagtgctcttgcccgagcacgcttaacttcagcgtactcacacatctgctctgcctgtggtctcaaaacgcgttgtgtcatttaagcgtgagtattaccttataatcccatcaTCACTCATGTCCGTAGGCGATgtgagatttgcctagggtgttacattcacccccccccccctcagggactcatcgtccttgatgagttttgccccaccacccccaacatcacatggtgtaaccaccccgacccggtcttgattgttaattagcttaattcacctttgcgcggtgtaaaaatcccttgggcaagatcacaagtggaaattacaaaggcttatgcaaaatggcagagaatcaacaacctataaatgagaggtcaagctctctatttatagtgttcGAGATAACCGCGATCCGTGGATTGCTTATCCTTTCGCGAAAACTCAGCGGATTGAACCGCAGTCCCCGATTAGTGCGGAAACacagcttttatgcttattttcaGCGGATACTTCATGACTTTGCATTATAATCCGCATAACTCTGCTCTTGGTTtttggcaaataaaatatacatatacaatgctatgtatatgatcaagtccccccagtttattatgatacacttTCACGAAGCAAATATATCATGATAAACTCCATGAATTCGCCGTTAACCTGACCACTATCCGCATTGAAACATATTTCGCGTTATCTTTGTTACCGTTATAACAGTCAATGTTACCGTTTGAATTATCTCAATAGATAATTAACATATTTAACCCCGTCACCTATATATATTGTGATCCGAAATCACAAATTCACTACTCATTTTTCCAAAATATCTAAAAATTTCTCAATTCGTCAGTCAATCTTTATCATTTTAGTCATTACTTGCAGCTCTTATTTAATTTTAAATGAAGATTAACGAGTTAGATAGGAAGGCTGATCCAAAAACCCTGATCACCAAACTATTAACAAGCCCGGAAGCTAAATCGTCATCATCAAAAGAAAAGCAACCCATTTCAATCGTCGACTTAACCTCCAAATCTCCCTATACCAAGCGGCCGTTACAAATGCCGCCGTCTTCGCAAAGCAAAAAACATAAACAACAGGAGAACCCCCCCTCACGATAATCCATTTATATCGGAACACGAAGGGGACCAGCAAACTGGTATATTGCGGATTGTTATTGCATATGTAAAATATACATTATTTTTATTTCGCCGACTAACCAACGATGTTATTTTGCAGGCGATTCTTCTGGTGATCCTATCTTTCCAAGCCCGAAcactcttgatcaaatcaccgaattgttcCGCACTCCACCTGACTCTTATGGAGTGCGGATTGACGGTTTAGCAGGATACACTTATGCTTCAGCTGCTGCTGCTCTGGATCAGCGccaacagatgaagttagcaatccccggagagcttcgccgcgagttctctaaactctctgcgctggacgcgcataatagttttgttcaaaatttctacatgtgcttcaattcagcatatgatgttatatgccgtcaagaacaatttttcaatgttcttgaagctgaACAACTAAAGTACAATGCTGAGAAGATCAAAGATGAAGATAGCGAAAAACGTTGTGCTAATCTCTCCCATGAGCTAACCGCAGCAAAAACCACCGTTGATGACTTGAAACAACAGGTTGCTGCTGCGACTGAGAAAGAAAACCAACTGCAGGACACCATTAAAGCACTGTCAGAGAATGTGACAAAACTAACGACAGAGCGAGACAACGCTCTTGCTTCTAAAGCCTCTGCGAAACTTGAGTTCATCAAGGTCCGCCAACATCTCCCTGAACTGGCTTGAAAGATTCTCAATTCTAAGCCTATTTCTGTAAATTATTCAACATTTGCCGCCGCGTTAAGGCTATGCGAGAGGGTTGAATTTATGGATGAGATTGCTATTCGCTGCCCACTGCCAGACCCGCTACCTTCTGCATTAGATGATCGCCTTTGCTCACTGGAAGAGGCGAAATCAGCATACGCGGTTGCTCAACAGGGCATAGCCGAAATTCCCCTCCCCAAGATAACCACAATAAGTGAGCAAGAAGATgtcactgcagatgacatcatcaagcttgacttaaccAAAGATTAGTACTCACTTTGTATAACAGCACGCAGCTGCTTCTGCGACCTTATTAATAAAATTTCGCTTTTTCATATTTTTGCAAGTacttctatttttatagtgctttcATTATCaacattcataacacaaacttgtcctttgcaatttccaacatatattattgtgcacataat
The window above is part of the Rutidosis leptorrhynchoides isolate AG116_Rl617_1_P2 chromosome 1, CSIRO_AGI_Rlap_v1, whole genome shotgun sequence genome. Proteins encoded here:
- the LOC139858257 gene encoding uncharacterized protein isoform X2; translation: MNNKSIIETHKVQPTKHTTTNIRKPHQQKPKSTPKSKSKSTPKKQVNPPSSSSSSSWDNFKNLLTCKQMDVVGSNKVNHDPVKNNPNGYSKLSSCSSICNFRDVVHGNTRVVHRADNSPESSTVGLDSGLLSRRKKHINGGGSSSSSSSKSLTGNSVRSNGNGSYTSTSRGMQFRKLSGCYECHAIADPSRYTLPRSSICVCSQCGEVFPKMESLEHHQAVRHAVSELGPDDSGRNIVEIIFKSSWLKTDNPIFTIERILKVQNTRRTIQRFEDCRDIVKTRSSATASRCVADGNELLRFHCTTIACPLGARNSSGLCNAVPGCGVCTIIRQGFQIPKLGGIGERGAKGVRTTASSGRAHDCLGVEARGLRAMLVCRVIAGRVKRLEKDALMEDDGPYDSVAGHGGVYSNLEELYVFNPRAILPCFVVIYKAFDC
- the LOC139858257 gene encoding uncharacterized protein isoform X1; amino-acid sequence: MALLTFPSSSETHKVQPTKHTTTNIRKPHQQKPKSTPKSKSKSTPKKQVNPPSSSSSSSWDNFKNLLTCKQMDVVGSNKVNHDPVKNNPNGYSKLSSCSSICNFRDVVHGNTRVVHRADNSPESSTVGLDSGLLSRRKKHINGGGSSSSSSSKSLTGNSVRSNGNGSYTSTSRGMQFRKLSGCYECHAIADPSRYTLPRSSICVCSQCGEVFPKMESLEHHQAVRHAVSELGPDDSGRNIVEIIFKSSWLKTDNPIFTIERILKVQNTRRTIQRFEDCRDIVKTRSSATASRCVADGNELLRFHCTTIACPLGARNSSGLCNAVPGCGVCTIIRQGFQIPKLGGIGERGAKGVRTTASSGRAHDCLGVEARGLRAMLVCRVIAGRVKRLEKDALMEDDGPYDSVAGHGGVYSNLEELYVFNPRAILPCFVVIYKAFDC
- the LOC139854200 gene encoding uncharacterized protein, whose product is MSSSDEESLVNAMKSIFAYQNNVVIRREVEEQNEARSSRRKRRYIRRDRVEAHNRLMNDYFVQDPKYPLNISNGVIEYLHGNVYMREPTEDDIRRLYHKHEELHGFPEMLGSIDCIHWAWEKCPNAWKGHFTRGDHGYPTIMLEVVASYDNWIWHAYFGMAGSNNDLNVLNASPLFDSLLTDTAPQVPYEIGDIDFERGYYLADGIYPSGASLVKGFSSVVDAKRKYFTKKQYAARKDVERTFGILQGRWGILRQPARAYSVNKIKESCMVASYCTT